TGCAACCGAAAATGGAGTATTGCTGCTAGAAATTGAAACCATTTCTCATGTGCGTATAGAGCAAGAGATTATCATTGATTCTATCGACGATGAAGCCCCTCATATCCAGTCTCATCTTCGCAAAGGAGATGAAGTTTTCATCTATCTTTCCGATCAGGATGGAGCCGGCATCAATTGGCAGACCATCCAAGCAATTGGGCAGACATCTGGCACCTGCTTTCTCCCCTCGCATTATGATGAGAGTTCAAGTCTTATTATTTTTCCATTTCCTTCCGAGCCTCTTCAAATTACTATTCCTGACTTAGCCGGTAATTATTGTATAGCCCTTTTAGAGCCTTATAAAGCAGAATAATTTTCTCTGCTTTATAAGGTCTTTTATATCTTTTAAAACATAAAAGGCTTTCCTTAGTTGAGTTTTTCATTATTTTACGCTATAATAAAACAGGGATTGGAAGGAGAAGACATTCAAATGAAAAGAATCTATAGTTCTCAAAATGTATATGACGCTCTTCAGGAACGTCTTCATTTTATTTTTACAGAATTTGATAATATTTACGTTTCCTTCTCTGGAGGCAAGGATAGCGGACTTTTATTAAATCTAACCTTAGATTTTCAAAAAAAGTATTACCCCCATAAACGAATCGGTGTTTTTCATCAAGATTTCGAAGCCCAATACACCGTCACCTCAGAGTTTGTGGAGCGTACCTTTAAACGCATTGAAAATGAAGTAGAGCCCTATTGGGTTTGTTTGCCTATGGCCACCAGAACTGCTCTCAGCAGCTATGAAATGTTCTGGTACCCCTGGGATGACACCAAAGAGGATGCCTGGGTGCGGCCCATGCCGCAACACCCTTACGTAATCAATCTTCAGAATAATCCCATGACCACCTATCACTACCGCATGCACCAAGAAGATCTTGCCAAACAGTTTGGCCGTTGGTACCGTCTCTCACACGATAACAAAAAAACGGTCTGCCTGCTTGGGATCCGCGCCGATGAGTCATTGCAGCGTTACAGCGGCATCATTAATAAAAAATATGGTTATCAGGGATCCGCCTGGATTTCCAAGCAATTTAAAGATGTATGGTGCGCTTCTCCTCTATATGACTGGCGATCCTCTGATGTATGGCATGCCATCAGTCTTTTCCACTATGACTATAACCGCTTATATGATCTGTATTATATGGCTGGCTTAAAGATCAATCAAATGCGGGTAGCTTCTCCTTTTAACGATTATGCAAAGGACAGCTTAAATCTATATCGCGTTATTGATCCTCAAATTTGGACTAAGCTGGTCGGGCGAGTGCAAGGTGCCAATTTTGCTGCCATCTACAGTAAAACCAAAGCGATGGGATATAAAAATATCACACTTCCCGAAGGCTATACCTGGAAAACCTATACACAGTTTTTACTCAGCACCCTTCCCTCTCGCCTCAGAAGAAACTATATTCAGAAATTTAATACTTCGATTCGTTTCTGGCATACGACCGGCGGTGGTTTAGAAGAAGAAACAATTCAAGAGCTGGAAGCTCATGGATATCGCATTCAGCGAAATGGTATTTCCAATTATACCATCGGTAAAAATTCCCGCGTGATCTTTTTAGATAAGATCCCAGATCATACCGATGATATTAAATCTACCAAAGACATTCCCAGCTGGAAGCGTATGTGCTACTGTATTTTAAAAAATGATCATATTTGTCGCTTTATGGGCTTTGGCCTCACCAGAGAACAGCAAAGCAAAATTAACACCCTAAAAATTAAGTATCGTAAACTTGGAGAATCATCATGAGTTATCAAAGTCCTGTATACCAGATCCTTTCTGTTCCTATTGAAAAAATTGTCCCCAATACATATAATCCTAACTCTGTGGCGCCGCCGGAATTAAAGCTTCTATATGATAGTATTAAAGAAGATGGATATACAATGCCCATCGTCTGTTATCATGTAAAAGAAGACGATACCTATATCATTGTCGATGGCTTTCACCGTTATCGTATTATGCTGGACTATCCGGATATCTACGAACGAGAGAGCGGTAAGCTACCTGTCTCTGTCATTGACAAGCCCTTAGACTGCCGGATGGCAAGTACAATTCGTCACAATCGCGCCAGAGGATCCCACGATGTTGATTTAATGAGCAACATTGTTGCAGAATTGCATGAACTGGGACGTTCTGATGCCTGGATTTCTAAGCATCTTGGCATGGACAAGGACGAAATATTACGACTTAAGCAAATTACTGGTCTAGCCGCTCTTTTTCAGGATGTTGAATTTGGAAAAGCCTGGCAGCCTCTTGATGAGGATCTGCCGCAATAATAAAGCGAGTGCTGCATCTGGATGATCCAGATGTAACACTCGCCTTTATTTTATTCTTCTTCCTCTACCGTTTGCGGAAGGCGTTTCGCCATAATTTCAATGACGCTTCTTTTGTCCGCTTTTACAATAATAAATGCAAAGCCTTCAAATTCAAAGCGTTCTCCTACCTGAGGGATTTTCTCCATCTCCTCCATCAGCCAGCCGCCGACAGAGGTTGATTCGAATTCATCAGGGTCCTGTAAGATGCCTAATGTTTCAAACATGTCATCCATATCGGCTGCGCCGTTTATAAGCCACTGGTCGTCATTTTCTTTCTGGAACATCACTTCTACTTCATCGTGTTCATCCCAGATCTCTCCAACCAGCTCTTCTAAAATATCTTCCATCGTTACAACGCCTTCTACACCGCCGCCTTCATCCAGCACGAGTGCCATATGCGTTTTACATTGCTGCAGCTTTTTCAATAACGCTGAAATCTTAATGCTTTTGGGGACATAAAGCGCTTCCTTAACCAAGCTAAGATATTCTGTACCTCCGCTTGTAATATGCGCCATAAAATCCTTCTCGTGTAAGATACCAATGATATTGTCGATCGTCTCATGATACACCGGCAACCGAGAGAAGCCGTGCTCAAAAAAGACCTTCTTTACTTCTTCTAATGGCGTATCATCCTCTATCGCAATCATATTGACGCGTCTGGTCAGTACTTCCTCTACAGCCACATCATTAAACTCAATCGCCGAACGGATCAGATCGCTTTCGCCTTCTTCCAAACCGCCGCCTTCTTCCACTTCATCCAGCATGGTCATGAGTTCTTCTTCTGTGGCTCCCTGCTGCTCTTTATCCTTAAACAAGATCGCCATCAACTTGGAGACCGGACTAAAAAGCCAGCTAAGAGGAGACAAAATCAACATAACAATACGAAATACCGGAGCACTCGCGGTTGCAATGGATTCCGGACGCTGTTTAGCAAGACTTTTAGGACAGATCTCACCAAAAATCAGAACAATGATCGTCATAACCACCGTCGAAATCGTCACGCCGTAGGTCGGGAAATAAGTTGTAAACAACACAGTTGCAATTGAGCTGGCTAAGATATTAACAATATTATTTCCAATTAACAATGTGGAAATAACTTTGTCAAACTTCTCTGTCAATTGCATCACCAACGATGCTTTGCGGTTACCATTTCCGGCAGCATTTTTCAGGCGGATCCGGCTGGCACTCATGAAGGCCGCTTCTGTCCCTGAAAAATATGCAGAAAACATCACTAATACAATCAAGAAAATAATCTGTTGCGTAATGCTCATAGTCGCGTGCCTCCTTTCACAGAGGCGAATTGTAATCGACTCAGATCATCATGACTGCTGTCCGGCCCTTTAGCCGTACTACTAGACCGCGGTTTACCATCGGGTATTGCATCATCCATAAAACTAAAAACCTCCTTGTGCTTTGCACATATAATATGATATATCATTGTATCAGTTTTGTTCATAAATGTAAAGAAATTTTTATCTTTCCCTATTCCTTAGCATAATGATATCGAATTTTGATATAGATTAACGCCACTAAAGTAGATACGGCCGTTGCCAAAATAGCAGGCCCTACAATTTCGGTAGGATTTGCCGAACCATACCGCACTCTGTATGCCAGCATATTGATCGGAATCAGCTGCAGGGATGACATATTCAAAATCATAAAACTGCACATATCCTTTGTCGCCCGCTTAGGATGCGGATTTCGTTTCTGTAAGCTTTCCATTGCCTTCAAACCGGGCGGTGTAGCTGCCCATCCTAACCCAATCAAATTAGCTACAATATTCGCTGCGATATGTTCTAATGCTTCATCCTCCTCCGGGATTCCCGGAAAAAGCCAGCGCAAAAAGGGCCTCATTTTTTTACACAGCTTCTTCATAAGACCGGCATCTTCGCCGATTCGCGTAAGCCCCGTCCACAAAGAAATTACACCCACTATGGAAATACCAAGTGTAATCGCTTCTCCAGATGAATCAATCAGGGCCGTCCCCAGTTCGCTCATTCTCCCTGTAAGTGCGGCCACCAAAATACTAATCAAAATCATAGCTGCCCAAATTCGATCTAACATATATATACTCCTTTGCCATATTATGGCTAATTTTGCCAGTTATAATAAAAATTTGAAATTTTTTCCAAAATCATGTTGATAAATTTTTCCAGTTATGGTAATATATACATTAGTTCCTTATATTGGTTTTATCATAAGGAAGCAAAATGAGCGATAGGAGGCAACAAAAGATGAAAGCAACCGGGATGGTACGCAATATAGATTCTTTAGGGCGAATTGTAATTCCTATTGAACTGCGTACGCGATTGGGGATGGATATCAATAAAGCGGTGGAGATCTTTACAGATGAAGATATGATCATCCTTCGCAGATATGAACCTGCAGACATTTTTACTGGAGAAACAGAGGATCTGATCGATTTTGACGGTAAGAAAATCAGCCGTAAAACAATTAGGGCTATGGCCGAGCAGGCTGGTTTTACCATCACAGAATAAGCAGTACATAAAAAGGCTTCTGCATCATCTTATGCAGAAGCCTTTTTTCTATGCCATTTCTTCACTTATAATAAACTGTCCTGTGTTTCCACCGCTGCAACTCCCTCGGCCCCTGTCAGTGGTGCAAACCCATATTTTTCTCTTACCTTACTCTCAATTTCATTCAGCAGCTCCGGCGTTTCCTCCAAATGCTTTTTAACATTCTCACGCCCCTGTCCCAGCCGTGCATCATGATAACTATACCAACCGCCGCTTTTTACCACAATTCCTTCATTGGCAGCCAGATCGAGCACGTCTCCTGCTCTGGAAATTCCTTTTCCATACATAATATCAAACTCTGCTTCTTTAAAAGGCGGGGCCACTTTATTTTTTACGACCTTAATCCGTGTACGGTTTCCAATAAATTCGCCGTTTTGCTTTAAGGTTTCAATCCGGCGCACATCTAAACGGACAGAGGCATAAAATTTAAGCGCTCTTCCTCCTGCCGTTGTCTCCGGGCTGCCAAACATAACCCCCACCTTCTCACGCAGCTGGTTAATAAATACTACAATACACTTTGATTTATTGATTGCACCAGCCAGTTTTCTAAGAGCCTGCGACATCAATCTTGCCTGCAGTCCTACATGAGAATCTCCCATTTCACCGTCAATTTCTGCTTTAGGCACCAGCGCTGCTACGGAGTCAACAATCACAATATCCATAGCGCCTGAACGCACCATCGTCTCCACAATTTCCAGCGCCTGCTCGCCATTATCCGGCTGTGAGATATAGAGATTATCAATATCCACTCCCAAATTTTTTGCATATTGCGGATCGATAGCATGTTCTGCATCCACATACCCGGCAATCCCGCCGCCTTTCTGGGTTTGGGCTACCATGTGCAATGCAACTGTCGTTTTACCACTAGATTCAGGGCCATAAATCTCTACGATCCTTCCTTTAGGAATTCCTCCTACACCAAGTGCAATATCTAGTCCAAGAGAGCCAGTGGGAATAGCTTCTACATTCATCTGTCCCAAAGATTCTCCAAGCTTCATGATCGAGCCCTGACCATAATCCTTTTGAATTTTTCCAATCGCTGCTTCCAGTGCTTTTTGTCTTTCGTCTTCCATTTGGTTACCTCCCATACTCTTTATATATATTATCGTATATTTTTTGACAAAAACCAAGTGTTTTTTAATTTTTTAATAAAATTAGCCGCAGCAAATTCAGCGCTTTTACGACAGATAAGCGTCGGTTTGCTTCTCGGTTTCTGCTAAAGCTGCATTTTTCTGCCTTTACAATCCCTTTACAGTACGCCGCAATCCAAACCGTTCCTACCGGCTTTTCTATGCTGCCTCCTCCCGGCCCCGCGATCCCCGTCACAGAAATCGCTGTTTCCGTTTGCAGTGCTTTTGCCGCTCCTATCGCCATCTCGCAGGCTGTTTCTTCGCTGACAGCTCCAAATTGATGCAGAGTCTCCTCTTTTACCCCTAAAAGCTTTCTTTTAGCCTCGTTGGAATAAGTAACAAAACCACCCTCCAGCACCTCGGAGGCGCCGGGATAATTAACAATCTGACCGCTGACCCATCCTCCGGTACAGGATTCCGCCGTTGCCAGCTTCCAGTTCTTTTCCTTCAAAAGCTCTACGACAACCCCTTCCAGCGTCTGCGCATCAGTTCCAAATATCTGCTGGCCAAAGAGCATGCGAATTTCATCCTCCACAGGCCTGATCATTGCCTCTGCCTCTTCTTGCGAAGCCGCTTTCGCCGTAATTCTAAGATCGACAATTCCTTCTTTTGCATAGGGCGCCAGCGTTGGATTTATCATCCTCTTCATCTGCTCCTTTAAGGCAGTCTCTACCGCTGACTCTCCGCTTCCACAGATATGCAATGTACGGGAATGCATCACCGCCTGGCTAAACCGGCGCAGATATGGCAGCACCTGTTCATCAAACATCGGGATAAGCTCTGACGGCGGCCCCGGCAGCATAATCAGAATTCGCTCTCCCTTTTGCAGTGCAAATCCCGGAGCTGTACCATTATGATTATAAAATGGTACACTGCCTTCGGGTAAAAGTGCTTGTTTCCAGTTATTCTCCGTAATTTGACGTCCCAGCCGCCCCATATATTGCCTAATATGTTCCTTTGCCTCTGGATCCTCCTTAAGATCAGCCCCAAAATAGGCGGCAGCCATCTCCTTAGAAAGATCATCCTGTGTTGGCCCCAGTCCCCCGGAGGTAATTACCAAATCAGCTCTTTCATAGGCATCCTTCAAGGCATCCTGTACTCGCTGCGGATTGTCTCCTACCACCTGCTGATGATACGTATTAATGCCCAGCGCTGCAAGGCCGCGAGCCAAATAGGAGGCGTTTGTATTGACAATATCTCCTAATAAAATCTCCGTACCAATCGCCACAATCTCTGCTGTCAATGCTTTCATTTTACCCTTCCTTAAGCACTCCGATATTATTTTTGATGTAATTCACTACCGAAATAATGGTTAAAACAAGCGATGCATAAACAAAAACCTGCTGAATGATATAAAACCAAGATGCTGAGAAAGGAATAAGCAAAAACATGACCGTAAACATCTGTACGACTGTTTTACATTTCCCCCAAATATCAGCAGCAATCACCACATTTTCAGTTGCAGCTACCAGCCGAAAGCCACTGATGATAAATTCGCGTCCAATCAGAATGACAACGATCCAGGCCGGCAAAATTCCGTTCTGAACGAAGCAGATCAAAGCAGAGCACACCAACAGCTTATCCGCCAGCGGATCCATAAATTTGCCAAAATTCGAGACAATATGCAGGCTTCTGGCCAATTTCCCATCCAAATAGTCTGTCAGACAGGCGGCAGCAAAGATCACTAATGCAACATACTGATTGTATGGAGCCGCTACTACACAAGTGGTTAAATAGAAAAATACATATAGCGGCACTAAAATAATCCGAAGCACTGTTAGCTTATTGGCTATGTTCATACGAATCATATCAATTCTCCTATCAAATCATATTCATAAGCACCTGTTACCCTGCAGCGCACAATATCGCCGGAACGCAGCTCCTCTGCTGCTGTTATAAAAATGAATCCGTCGATTTCCGGAGCGTCCCGATAGGTCCTCGCGCTGTAAACCTCCTGTCCTTCCTCGCTCTCTTCCGGAATGCGTCCTTCAATTATGGCCATCAGCTCTCTTCCCACCAGCTTCGCTGAGGCTTCTTCACTGATCTCCTTTTGCAGCGCCATCAGCTCGGCTTGCCGGCGCGCCTTTTCTTGTTCTGGAATCTGATCGGGCAAAAGCGCAGCCGGTGTGCCCTCCTCCTGCGAATAGGTAAACACGCCCAACCGTTCAAACGCATTTTCTTCCACAAATGCCATCATTTCCTGAAATTCTTCTTCTGTTTCTCCCGGGAAACCAGTAATCAGCGTTGTCCTGATCGCAATCTCAGGCATCGCCTTCCGCAGCTTTGCCATCACTTCTTGAAGCTCTTCTTTAGTATGGCGCCTTCCCATCCTTCGCAGTACGGTATTGCTGCAATGCTGAATTGGCATATCAATATACGGAAGAATTTTTTCTTCGGTCTGCATGACATGAATCAGTTCATCTGTAATATCCTCCGGATAACAATATAACAGACGAATCCATTCAATTCCGTCAATCTGACAAATTTCATGCAGCAGCTCCGGAAGCTGGCATCCATCTGGTAAATCACGGCCATACTTTGTGATATCCTGCGCAACGATCATGAGCTCCTTAACGCCCTCTGCCGCTAAATCCCTTGTTTCTTGCAGGATATCCTCTTTCCTGCGGCTTCGATAGCGTCCCCGCAGCTTAGGAATAATGCAATATGTACAATGATTATCACAGCCCTCAGCAATTTTCAGATACTCATAATATCCCGGTGTACTTACCGTCCGCTTATGATAAGACAGATCCCTGTGCTCCATCTGGTCCGTCTGCCGGACCTGCTTTTTTCCCTCCAGCAAAAGCGCGTCCATCACCTCTACGATCTTCTCATAGCTGCCCGTTCCCACAACGGCATCCACCTCCGGCAGTTCTGCAAACATTTCATCTGC
This genomic interval from Lachnospiraceae bacterium contains the following:
- a CDS encoding DUF3440 domain-containing protein, giving the protein MKRIYSSQNVYDALQERLHFIFTEFDNIYVSFSGGKDSGLLLNLTLDFQKKYYPHKRIGVFHQDFEAQYTVTSEFVERTFKRIENEVEPYWVCLPMATRTALSSYEMFWYPWDDTKEDAWVRPMPQHPYVINLQNNPMTTYHYRMHQEDLAKQFGRWYRLSHDNKKTVCLLGIRADESLQRYSGIINKKYGYQGSAWISKQFKDVWCASPLYDWRSSDVWHAISLFHYDYNRLYDLYYMAGLKINQMRVASPFNDYAKDSLNLYRVIDPQIWTKLVGRVQGANFAAIYSKTKAMGYKNITLPEGYTWKTYTQFLLSTLPSRLRRNYIQKFNTSIRFWHTTGGGLEEETIQELEAHGYRIQRNGISNYTIGKNSRVIFLDKIPDHTDDIKSTKDIPSWKRMCYCILKNDHICRFMGFGLTREQQSKINTLKIKYRKLGESS
- a CDS encoding ParB-like nuclease domain-containing protein; the protein is MSYQSPVYQILSVPIEKIVPNTYNPNSVAPPELKLLYDSIKEDGYTMPIVCYHVKEDDTYIIVDGFHRYRIMLDYPDIYERESGKLPVSVIDKPLDCRMASTIRHNRARGSHDVDLMSNIVAELHELGRSDAWISKHLGMDKDEILRLKQITGLAALFQDVEFGKAWQPLDEDLPQ
- a CDS encoding HlyC/CorC family transporter, translating into MSITQQIIFLIVLVMFSAYFSGTEAAFMSASRIRLKNAAGNGNRKASLVMQLTEKFDKVISTLLIGNNIVNILASSIATVLFTTYFPTYGVTISTVVMTIIVLIFGEICPKSLAKQRPESIATASAPVFRIVMLILSPLSWLFSPVSKLMAILFKDKEQQGATEEELMTMLDEVEEGGGLEEGESDLIRSAIEFNDVAVEEVLTRRVNMIAIEDDTPLEEVKKVFFEHGFSRLPVYHETIDNIIGILHEKDFMAHITSGGTEYLSLVKEALYVPKSIKISALLKKLQQCKTHMALVLDEGGGVEGVVTMEDILEELVGEIWDEHDEVEVMFQKENDDQWLINGAADMDDMFETLGILQDPDEFESTSVGGWLMEEMEKIPQVGERFEFEGFAFIIVKADKRSVIEIMAKRLPQTVEEEE
- a CDS encoding nucleoside recognition protein — its product is MLDRIWAAMILISILVAALTGRMSELGTALIDSSGEAITLGISIVGVISLWTGLTRIGEDAGLMKKLCKKMRPFLRWLFPGIPEEDEALEHIAANIVANLIGLGWAATPPGLKAMESLQKRNPHPKRATKDMCSFMILNMSSLQLIPINMLAYRVRYGSANPTEIVGPAILATAVSTLVALIYIKIRYHYAKE
- a CDS encoding AbrB family transcriptional regulator yields the protein MKATGMVRNIDSLGRIVIPIELRTRLGMDINKAVEIFTDEDMIILRRYEPADIFTGETEDLIDFDGKKISRKTIRAMAEQAGFTITE
- the recA gene encoding recombinase RecA, with product MEDERQKALEAAIGKIQKDYGQGSIMKLGESLGQMNVEAIPTGSLGLDIALGVGGIPKGRIVEIYGPESSGKTTVALHMVAQTQKGGGIAGYVDAEHAIDPQYAKNLGVDIDNLYISQPDNGEQALEIVETMVRSGAMDIVIVDSVAALVPKAEIDGEMGDSHVGLQARLMSQALRKLAGAINKSKCIVVFINQLREKVGVMFGSPETTAGGRALKFYASVRLDVRRIETLKQNGEFIGNRTRIKVVKNKVAPPFKEAEFDIMYGKGISRAGDVLDLAANEGIVVKSGGWYSYHDARLGQGRENVKKHLEETPELLNEIESKVREKYGFAPLTGAEGVAAVETQDSLL
- a CDS encoding competence/damage-inducible protein A; this translates as MTAEIVAIGTEILLGDIVNTNASYLARGLAALGINTYHQQVVGDNPQRVQDALKDAYERADLVITSGGLGPTQDDLSKEMAAAYFGADLKEDPEAKEHIRQYMGRLGRQITENNWKQALLPEGSVPFYNHNGTAPGFALQKGERILIMLPGPPSELIPMFDEQVLPYLRRFSQAVMHSRTLHICGSGESAVETALKEQMKRMINPTLAPYAKEGIVDLRITAKAASQEEAEAMIRPVEDEIRMLFGQQIFGTDAQTLEGVVVELLKEKNWKLATAESCTGGWVSGQIVNYPGASEVLEGGFVTYSNEAKRKLLGVKEETLHQFGAVSEETACEMAIGAAKALQTETAISVTGIAGPGGGSIEKPVGTVWIAAYCKGIVKAEKCSFSRNREANRRLSVVKALNLLRLILLKN
- the pgsA gene encoding CDP-diacylglycerol--glycerol-3-phosphate 3-phosphatidyltransferase, coding for MNIANKLTVLRIILVPLYVFFYLTTCVVAAPYNQYVALVIFAAACLTDYLDGKLARSLHIVSNFGKFMDPLADKLLVCSALICFVQNGILPAWIVVILIGREFIISGFRLVAATENVVIAADIWGKCKTVVQMFTVMFLLIPFSASWFYIIQQVFVYASLVLTIISVVNYIKNNIGVLKEG
- the rimO gene encoding 30S ribosomal protein S12 methylthiotransferase RimO: MEAHVKKVAFVSLGCDKNTVDSEIMLTLLTEHGYEITKQDEEAEAIVINTCAFIQDAQEESINAIIEMGQYKEVGRCRALIVTGCLAQRYADEMFAELPEVDAVVGTGSYEKIVEVMDALLLEGKKQVRQTDQMEHRDLSYHKRTVSTPGYYEYLKIAEGCDNHCTYCIIPKLRGRYRSRRKEDILQETRDLAAEGVKELMIVAQDITKYGRDLPDGCQLPELLHEICQIDGIEWIRLLYCYPEDITDELIHVMQTEEKILPYIDMPIQHCSNTVLRRMGRRHTKEELQEVMAKLRKAMPEIAIRTTLITGFPGETEEEFQEMMAFVEENAFERLGVFTYSQEEGTPAALLPDQIPEQEKARRQAELMALQKEISEEASAKLVGRELMAIIEGRIPEESEEGQEVYSARTYRDAPEIDGFIFITAAEELRSGDIVRCRVTGAYEYDLIGELI